A single Neospora caninum Liverpool complete genome, chromosome VIIb DNA region contains:
- a CDS encoding SRS domain-containing protein yields MSLLSRFAVLSVVALSFETPMTLAAEPEATSCANAGSAIDFIIQKSGHVARFNCPTALEHVNPTYKSGDETEICTTIDCSSKAAMKTLLSDASLTEASGSGSSGGKDYTLKVDVLPEEDRNIYFLCQPSAASVSASSLPVRRLAPAVPSDKCSVHIVVKAAPKAPVCSAKDQTLQVQITAANSDASFVCGGIYNIRPTDPTKVFQGDSCINEADLNSLVPGASIATTAENGLTKLSVNNLPDQPTKLCYRCEDDSQNICKVLVTVAASPSNATRLAAQATLGALLAVAGLMYMA; encoded by the exons ATGTCACTTTTAAGCCGATTTGCCGTGCTGAGCGTTGTCGCTCTCAGCTTCGAGACTCCGATGACGCTAGCAGCGGAACCTGAAGCAACTTCGTGTGCGAATGCCGGCTCAGCAATTGACTTCATCATACAAAAGTCAGGCCACGTTGCCCGTTTCAACTGTCCTACGGCTTTGGAACATGTCAACCCAACATACAAATCAGGCGACGAAACCGAAATCTGCACTACAATCGACTGTTCGAGCAAAGCCGCTATGAAGACTCTTCTTAGCGACGCATCACTCACAGAGGCGTCGGGTTCCGGTTCTTCTGGAGGGAAAGATTACACACTGAAGGTCGACGTGTTGCCGGAAGAGGATAGAAACATTTATTTCCTGTGCCAGCCATCAGCGGCCTCGGTCTCAGCGTCCTCACTGCCGGTTCGACGCCTGGCTCCGGCTGTACCATCGGACAAGTGCAGCGTACACATTGTTGTAAAAGCAGCACCAA AGGCTCCGGTCTGCTCGGCGAAAGATCAAACTCTTCAAGTACAAATCACTGCAGCCAACTCAGACGCATCTTTCGTGTGCGGAGGAATTTACAATATCAGACCCACTGATCCGACCAAAGTTTTTCAAGGAGACAGCTGTATTAACGAAGCAGACTTAAACTCGCTAGTTCCAGGCGCCTCTATCGCGACTACGGCAGAAAACGGTCTGACAAAGCTCTCCGTTAACAACCTTCCAGACCAGCCCACGAAACTTTGTTATAGATGCGAAGACGATTCCCAAAACATCTGCAAAGTACTGGTAACTGTTGCAGCATCTCCATCGAACGCCACACGTCTCGCGGCTCAGGCAACCCTTGGCGCTCTCCTGGCCGTTGCAGGACTGATGTACATGGCTTGA
- a CDS encoding putative WD domain, G-beta repeat-containing protein, translated as MSEPCEKDLQLKAVVGFSGTVPNGLILHPDPSYLICGLGSAVVIRNVKTKSQKFLQGHDNKINCIALSPSGRFIASGQRTHKGFLADVIIWDFVQGKELHRLRWVSFDLEFSKDESYLATLGGQDDNSLVIWNVADAKAICGTTAAADTALCVKFFNNTETFLLTAGYYHVRIWQLDVKNKKLRLHECQLGKLQRIAQCVLITPDDSLAYCGTQSGDLLEISLSHGLFKRSGPAKGVFPQGITCSARLPDGDMLVGTGEGVLAKIEADSLATKGTCQVLGAVTSIALAPDHQHCFVGTKVGNIYWVDVASLTPDIRYTCHVDRINCVTFPRDLSELFATASMNEIRLWNARTYQELLRIHLPLLECYSVAFMQDGASIISGWSDGKVRAFLPQSGRLLYAIHDAHKDGVTAIVGTQDSKRILSGGIAGTVRVWSTGERTQKMLASLKEHRSRIWSLQLRKNDMHAVSAAADGSIIVWDLGTYTSVISLVENTIFKSVVYHPDEIQLLATGSDRKVHFLDTFDGGKIRVIEAADKGETNCLAITKDGNYFCSGGDDKLLRLWDYESGEPLYSGIAHTDSITCCCISPDQSTLVSTGQEGAIFVWEIPEEIRGPPRSDAEDP; from the exons ATGTCAGAACCCTGTGAGAAAGATTTGCAACTCAAGGCCGTGGTCGGTTTTAGTGGGACCGTACCAAATGGGCTGATACTCCACCCTGACCCTTCTTACCTAATCTGCGGGTTAGGCTCCGCTGTCGTAATCAGAAACGTGAAAACAAAGTCCCAAAAATTTCTGCAGGGGCATGATAACAAAATTAACTGCATTGCTCTCAGCCCGTCTGGACGGTTCATAGCTTCCGGTCAACGCACACACAAGGGTTTCCTTGCAGATGTCATAATCTGGGACTTCGTCCAGGGCAAAGAACTACACAGACTCCGGTGGGTTTCGTTCG ACCTCGAGTTCTCTAAAGATGAGAGCTACTTGGCGACACTTGGAGGCCAGGATGACAATAGCTTGGTCATCTGGAACGTGGCGGACGCAAAGGCCATCTGCGGGACGACAGCTGCAGCAGATACCGCGCTATGTGTGAAGTTTTTTAACAACACGGAGACATTCCTGCTAACTG CGGGCTACTACCACGTCAGAATTTGGCAACTTGACGTCAAGAACAAGAAACTCCGTCTCCACGAATGCCAACTTGGAAAGCTTCAACGTATCGCGCAATGCGTCCTGATCACGCCCGATGACTCGCTTGCATACTGCGGGACTCAGTCAG GCGACCTTTTGGAAATATCTCTTAGCCACGGCCTTTTCAAGAGGTCGGGCCCTGCCAAGGGCGTCTTTCCTCAAGGAATAACCTGCAGTGCACGCCTGCCGGATGGGGATATGCTTGTTGGGACAGGAGAAGGAGTACTTGCGAAGATTGAGGCGGACTCGCTAGCGACCAAAGGGACGTGCCAGGTTCTCGGCGCAGTGACAAGCATCGCCCTAGCTCCCGACCATCAGCACTGTTTTGTTGGGACAAAGGTGGGAAACATTTACTGGGTCGATGTGGCTTCGTTAACTCCGGATATCCGATACACGTGCCATGTAGACAGAATAAACTGCGTCACGTTTCCTCGAGACCTTTCAGAGCTCTTTGCGACCGCGTCCATGAACGAGATACGCCTCTGGAATGCACGGACGTACCAGGAGTTGCTGCGCATACACCTTCCCCTGCTAGAATGCTACTCAGTGGCGTTTATGCAAGACGGTGCCTCAATCATCTCTGGCTGGTCAGACGGCAAGGTCAGGGCTTTCCTGCCTCAGTCAGGACGGCTTCTCTACGCTATCCACGACGCGCATAAAGATGGGGTCACAGCCATTGTTGGGACGCAGGACAGCAAGCGAATCCTCAGTGGGGGAATCGCAGGAACTGTCCGAGTGTGGAGCACTGGCGAACGCACTCAAAAAATGCTGGCAAGCTTGAAGGAACACAGAAGCCGAATTTGGTCACTTCAACTGCGGAAGAACGACATGCAC GCGGTTTCTGCTGCGGCCGATGGAAGTATCATAGTGTGGGATCTCGGAACGTACACATCAGTCATCTCTCTCGTGGAAAATACAATATTCAAG AGCGTTGTATACCACCCTGACGAGATTCAGCTGCTCGCAACTGGAAGTGACAGGAAGGTTCATTTCCTTGATACTTTCGACGGGGGCAAGATACGCGTCATCGAGGCGGCCGATAAGGGGGAAACGAACTGCTTGGCCATCACGAAGGATGGGAATTACTTCTGCTCGG GTGGAGACGATAAACTGTTGCGGCTGTGGGACTACGAGAGTGGTGAACCTTTGTACAGCGGAATTGCCCATACAGACTCAATTACCTGTTGCTGTATCAGCCCGGATCAATCCACTCTGGTTTCAACGGGGCAAGAAGGCGCCATCTTTGTGTGGGAAATTCCAGAAGAGATCAGAGGTCCCCCCCGCTCAGACGCAGAGGATCCCTAG